From a region of the Paenibacillus sp. R14(2021) genome:
- the folE gene encoding GTP cyclohydrolase I FolE codes for MAGKKDYVNSVVSTNREQIEYHIGQILALIGEDVKREGLLETPARVTRMYEEIFAGYAVDPREVLGVTFDEQHEELVIVRDIVYYSQCEHHMAPFFGKAHIGYIPSGKIAGLSKLARLVEAVTRRLQVQERITSQIADIMDEVLQPNGVMVVVEGEHLCMCARGVKKPGSKTITSAVRGEFRKSAALRSEFLSLLKQ; via the coding sequence ATGGCGGGCAAGAAGGATTACGTCAATTCAGTCGTTTCAACTAATCGGGAACAAATCGAGTATCATATCGGTCAGATTCTAGCCTTGATCGGCGAAGACGTGAAGCGGGAGGGTTTGCTCGAAACGCCGGCCCGCGTTACGCGCATGTACGAGGAAATTTTCGCTGGCTACGCGGTAGATCCGCGCGAGGTGCTTGGCGTTACCTTTGACGAGCAGCACGAAGAACTGGTCATCGTCCGGGATATCGTGTATTACAGTCAGTGCGAGCATCATATGGCGCCTTTCTTCGGCAAGGCGCACATCGGCTACATTCCGAGCGGCAAAATCGCCGGCCTCAGCAAGCTCGCACGTCTCGTGGAAGCCGTTACGCGGCGTCTGCAGGTGCAGGAGCGCATTACCTCGCAAATTGCTGATATTATGGATGAGGTACTGCAGCCGAACGGCGTCATGGTAGTCGTCGAAGGCGAGCATCTGTGCATGTGCGCCCGCGGCGTGAAGAAGCCGGGAAGCAAGACGATCACGTCGGCTGTCCGCGGCGAATTCCGCAAAAGTGCGGCGCTCCGTTCGGAATTTCTGTCGCTGCTCAAGCAATAA
- a CDS encoding alpha/beta hydrolase, with amino-acid sequence MSTTITPMLPAGGSFTPGILPPLAPPKSTEKTLAGTRRKHILIAVLSALAAMMLFTALAFHGYVAWVIAHPYVPALTTNPLAAKGLAYSDASFPSKSGRTTVHGWYIPAITGKTNSNGFAVPSRRTVVFSHGYGANREESWVPMYDLAALLHGLQYNVFMFDYGYASSGKRTPATGGLEESQQLLASVKYARAQGADEVVVWGFSMGAGTALQAALQQSDADDRIDAMLLDSLFLPSSESLYNNVKQYLNMPRYPSIPLIEWMLPFFTGVHFDKIPVKQVIQTAYAIPLYIMHGSDDAIAPVTTAEQIASDQYNSLSRKWVVPGGKHELLFRTRPKEYIQRAALFLSQVDAAHKSA; translated from the coding sequence ATGAGCACTACCATTACACCAATGCTTCCGGCGGGCGGAAGCTTCACGCCCGGTATTCTTCCCCCTCTGGCGCCCCCTAAATCTACGGAGAAGACGCTCGCCGGCACGCGCCGCAAGCATATTCTCATAGCCGTTCTATCCGCGCTCGCCGCGATGATGCTGTTTACGGCACTTGCTTTTCACGGCTACGTGGCCTGGGTCATCGCGCATCCTTACGTCCCTGCGCTGACAACCAATCCGCTTGCCGCCAAGGGATTGGCGTACAGCGATGCATCCTTCCCGAGTAAGAGCGGACGCACGACCGTTCACGGCTGGTATATCCCTGCCATCACCGGCAAGACCAATTCTAATGGATTCGCTGTCCCCTCCCGCCGCACCGTCGTATTCAGCCACGGCTACGGCGCGAACCGCGAAGAATCCTGGGTACCGATGTACGACTTGGCCGCTCTGCTTCATGGCCTCCAATATAATGTATTTATGTTCGACTACGGCTACGCCTCCTCCGGCAAACGCACGCCGGCAACAGGGGGACTCGAAGAATCCCAGCAGCTGCTTGCTTCCGTCAAATACGCGCGCGCGCAAGGTGCAGATGAAGTTGTCGTCTGGGGCTTCTCCATGGGTGCCGGCACGGCGCTTCAGGCGGCCTTGCAGCAGTCCGATGCCGATGACCGTATCGATGCGATGCTGCTCGACAGTCTGTTCCTGCCAAGCTCTGAGTCCCTCTACAACAATGTCAAACAGTACCTGAACATGCCGCGTTACCCGTCCATTCCGCTCATTGAGTGGATGCTGCCTTTCTTTACCGGCGTTCATTTCGATAAAATCCCGGTGAAGCAAGTCATTCAGACGGCCTACGCCATCCCGCTCTATATCATGCACGGCAGCGACGACGCTATCGCCCCAGTTACGACGGCAGAGCAGATCGCCTCGGATCAATATAATTCCCTATCGCGCAAATGGGTCGTTCCGGGCGGCAAGCACGAGCTGCTGTTTAGAACGCGGCCCAAAGAATATATTCAGCGCGCAGCCTTGTTTCTGAGCCAGGTTGATGCCGCTCACAAATCCGCATGA
- a CDS encoding IclR family transcriptional regulator — MSEDGKSTVRAVERALDILLCFTSRKEWAMTELAERVGLHKSTVHRMLATLEDRGFVARDPASDRYRLGLRIWELSANMSGADDPAVIGLPEMERLRDQLGETISLYLRDANERIRIQAVQSDQAIRRVAPVGARLPLYVGASSKVLIAFEVPAKCEELLQDPSWPASFDRRQYREQLEECRRLGYATSVEEREQGAAAVAAPVFSRTGKLVAALSVSGPANRLTPEKMREQVPAVMDAARRLGAMLK, encoded by the coding sequence ATGTCGGAGGATGGCAAATCCACCGTTCGTGCCGTTGAACGGGCGCTTGATATACTGCTGTGCTTTACGTCCCGGAAGGAGTGGGCGATGACGGAATTGGCTGAGCGGGTTGGGCTGCATAAGAGCACTGTGCACCGGATGCTAGCAACGCTTGAGGACAGGGGGTTCGTTGCACGGGATCCGGCTTCCGACCGTTACCGCCTCGGTCTGCGGATATGGGAGCTGTCGGCGAATATGTCGGGCGCCGACGATCCAGCCGTCATCGGTTTGCCGGAGATGGAACGCCTTCGCGACCAGCTTGGTGAGACGATCAGTCTCTATCTGCGTGACGCCAATGAGCGGATTCGCATACAGGCGGTGCAGAGCGATCAGGCGATACGCAGGGTGGCGCCTGTGGGCGCCAGATTGCCGCTCTATGTCGGCGCATCGAGCAAAGTGCTGATCGCGTTCGAGGTGCCAGCCAAATGCGAAGAGCTGCTGCAGGATCCATCATGGCCGGCGTCGTTTGACCGCAGGCAGTATCGGGAGCAGCTGGAAGAGTGCCGCAGGCTCGGCTACGCGACGAGCGTGGAGGAGCGCGAGCAGGGCGCGGCTGCCGTTGCGGCACCGGTCTTCTCGCGAACGGGCAAGCTCGTGGCCGCACTGTCCGTCTCGGGGCCGGCGAACCGCCTGACGCCCGAGAAGATGCGCGAACAAGTGCCAGCCGTTATGGATGCGGCGCGCAGATTGGGCGCGATGCTCAAATAG
- the acnA gene encoding aconitate hydratase AcnA, translating to MTKQNEYSVRESLQVGGKQFAYYRLGGLEEQGLGKISKLPFSIKVLLEAAVRQFDGRGITKEHVKQLATWADGREDKEIPFIPARIVLQDFTGVPVVVDLAAMRDTVKKSGGDPKQINPLVPVDLVIDHSVMVDAFGTPEALEYNMDIEFKRNEERYRFLRWAQTAFDNFRAVPPGTGIVHQVNLEYLASVAATKTVDGETVVYPDSLVGTDSHTTMINGLGVVGWGVGGIEAEAGMLGQPLYFVTPEVIGFRLTGSLAEGATATDLALTVTQILRKKGVVGKFVEFFGPGLSNISLADRATVANMAPEYGATVGYFPVDNETLHFLRSTGRTEEQIALVEAYYTAQGMFRTDETPEPTFSDIVELDLSTIVPSLAGPKRPQDRVELTAMKESFNSIVRTPIDKGGYGLSDSKIEEMVEVKHNNGEVTKMGTGAVVIAAITSCTNTSNPSVMLGAALVAKKAVERGLKKPAYVKSSLTPGSLVVTEYLKKANLLGSLEALGFHVAGYGCATCIGNSGPLPDEVSKAIADNDMTVAAVLSGNRNFEGRVHAQVKANYLASPPLVVAYALAGTVNIDLSTDPIGYDTKNEPVYLKDIWPTSKEIADAIATAMSPQMFRDKYENVFTQNERWNAIDVPTGESYEWDAKSTYIQNPPFFENLGADIGDIADIKSSSVLALMGDSVTTDHISPAGNIKADSPAGEYLIKHGVDKVDFNSYGSRRGNHEVMMRGTFANIRIRNQVAPGTEGGVTTYLPTNEVMSIYDASMKYQENGKNLVVIAGKEYGTGSSRDWAAKGTFLLGVKAVIAESFERIHRSNLVGMGVLPLQFQGGQSWKTLNITGRETFDIVGLSNDVQPGQSVQVIATREDGTTFEFSAAVRLDSMVDVDYYRNSGILQTVLRQMIAANSK from the coding sequence ATGACAAAGCAAAACGAGTACTCCGTCCGCGAATCGCTGCAGGTCGGGGGTAAGCAATTCGCTTACTACCGCTTGGGCGGGCTGGAAGAGCAAGGCCTAGGAAAAATTTCAAAACTCCCATTCTCCATCAAAGTGCTGCTTGAAGCAGCTGTCCGTCAATTCGATGGCCGCGGAATTACGAAAGAGCACGTCAAACAGCTGGCAACATGGGCTGACGGCCGTGAAGACAAAGAAATTCCATTCATTCCTGCACGTATCGTCCTGCAGGATTTCACCGGCGTTCCGGTCGTAGTCGATCTGGCAGCGATGCGTGACACCGTGAAGAAATCCGGCGGAGACCCGAAACAAATCAACCCGCTTGTGCCTGTTGACCTTGTTATCGACCACTCCGTTATGGTGGATGCTTTCGGCACGCCGGAAGCGCTTGAGTACAACATGGACATCGAGTTCAAACGCAACGAAGAGCGTTACCGCTTCCTTCGCTGGGCGCAAACGGCCTTCGATAACTTCCGCGCCGTTCCACCGGGCACGGGTATCGTTCACCAAGTCAATCTCGAGTACCTGGCGTCCGTTGCCGCTACGAAAACCGTTGACGGCGAAACGGTCGTTTATCCGGACTCCCTCGTAGGTACGGATTCCCATACCACGATGATCAACGGTCTTGGCGTTGTGGGTTGGGGCGTCGGCGGGATCGAAGCCGAAGCCGGCATGCTCGGCCAGCCGCTGTACTTCGTAACGCCGGAAGTTATCGGCTTCCGCCTGACAGGCAGCCTTGCAGAAGGCGCTACGGCGACTGACCTTGCGCTGACGGTTACGCAGATCCTTCGTAAAAAAGGCGTAGTCGGCAAATTCGTCGAGTTCTTCGGCCCCGGCTTGTCCAACATCAGCCTGGCTGACCGTGCAACAGTTGCCAACATGGCACCTGAATACGGCGCAACTGTGGGTTACTTCCCTGTTGATAACGAAACGCTGCATTTCCTTCGCTCCACAGGCCGCACGGAAGAGCAAATCGCGCTTGTTGAAGCTTACTATACGGCTCAAGGCATGTTCCGCACGGACGAGACGCCTGAACCAACGTTCTCCGATATCGTGGAGCTGGATTTGTCCACAATCGTACCGTCCCTTGCCGGACCGAAACGTCCGCAGGACCGCGTAGAGCTGACAGCGATGAAAGAATCGTTCAACAGCATCGTCCGCACGCCGATCGACAAAGGCGGATACGGCCTCTCCGACAGCAAAATCGAAGAGATGGTCGAAGTGAAGCACAACAACGGCGAAGTGACCAAAATGGGCACCGGCGCTGTTGTCATTGCTGCAATCACAAGCTGTACGAACACATCCAACCCGAGCGTTATGCTGGGCGCGGCGCTTGTCGCGAAGAAAGCCGTTGAACGCGGCCTGAAGAAACCGGCATACGTGAAGAGCTCCCTGACGCCAGGTTCCCTGGTCGTTACGGAATACCTGAAGAAAGCGAACCTGCTCGGCTCCCTGGAAGCGCTCGGCTTCCACGTAGCAGGCTACGGCTGCGCAACTTGTATCGGTAACTCCGGTCCATTGCCGGACGAAGTGAGCAAAGCGATTGCCGACAACGACATGACAGTTGCAGCTGTCCTCTCCGGTAACCGTAACTTCGAAGGCCGCGTGCACGCGCAGGTGAAAGCCAACTACCTGGCATCGCCGCCGCTCGTCGTCGCTTACGCGCTTGCAGGAACAGTCAACATCGACCTGTCTACCGATCCGATCGGGTACGACACCAAGAACGAGCCTGTCTACCTGAAAGACATCTGGCCGACTTCCAAAGAAATCGCAGATGCAATCGCAACGGCGATGAGCCCGCAAATGTTCCGCGACAAATACGAGAACGTGTTTACGCAAAACGAGCGTTGGAATGCAATTGATGTGCCGACAGGCGAGAGCTACGAGTGGGATGCGAAATCCACGTACATCCAAAACCCGCCGTTCTTCGAAAACCTCGGCGCTGATATTGGCGACATCGCGGACATCAAGAGCTCGAGCGTGCTTGCACTGATGGGTGACTCCGTTACGACGGACCATATCTCGCCGGCCGGCAATATCAAGGCAGACAGCCCTGCGGGCGAATATTTGATCAAGCATGGCGTGGACAAAGTCGACTTCAACTCCTACGGCTCTCGCCGCGGTAACCATGAAGTCATGATGCGCGGTACGTTCGCGAACATCCGGATCCGCAACCAAGTTGCTCCGGGTACGGAAGGCGGCGTTACGACGTACCTGCCGACGAACGAAGTCATGTCCATCTATGACGCGTCCATGAAATATCAAGAAAACGGCAAAAACCTCGTCGTTATTGCCGGTAAAGAATACGGTACGGGAAGCTCCCGTGACTGGGCGGCTAAAGGTACCTTCCTGCTCGGCGTAAAAGCCGTTATCGCGGAAAGCTTCGAGCGGATTCACCGCTCCAACCTGGTCGGCATGGGCGTACTGCCGCTGCAATTCCAAGGCGGCCAAAGCTGGAAAACGCTGAACATCACAGGCCGCGAAACGTTCGATATCGTAGGGCTGAGCAACGATGTTCAACCTGGCCAAAGCGTGCAAGTCATCGCTACGCGCGAAGACGGCACGACGTTTGAATTCTCGGCTGCCGTTCGCCTGGATTCCATGGTAGACGTTGACTACTACCGGAACAGCGGTATCCTGCAAACCGTTCTTCGTCAAATGATTGCAGCTAACAGCAAGTAA
- a CDS encoding amidase domain-containing protein, producing MPRSRIRAGTGKAAARKGTVPKPGRVSVQAVQLHGAERAGSQALPQRREAAADTAKPEGWKAAVHRYVKLYNQAEIDRYAAPFEEVIIDGDHLFRFTQRLDRLREQELLRGVLPSRSETSAELLRISESGSLSEVCVLIELRIKRTIDQQGRTYLEERCDRERLWLAADGDAYSITRVEPIVSERRPRFSSSQSSHASEFADEQLLAAESKPQSIPYINYDVLPFFKHGRAGIRYRRDLAAAYADRWWNEANPAYENFEVNCTNYISQCLFAGNGPMNYTGKRASGWWYRGFSGGRENWSYSWAVANALQHYLSAPHNSSLRATVVQSADQLALGDVIIYDWGGDGRFQHSTIVTAFDAAGMPLVNANTVPSRHRYWDYQDSYAWTENTKYRFFHIADEF from the coding sequence GTGCCGCGATCGCGTATACGGGCCGGAACAGGCAAAGCTGCAGCTAGAAAGGGCACGGTGCCGAAGCCGGGACGTGTTTCCGTGCAGGCCGTGCAGCTGCACGGCGCGGAAAGAGCTGGCAGCCAGGCGCTTCCTCAGCGAAGAGAAGCGGCGGCGGATACTGCCAAGCCGGAAGGCTGGAAGGCCGCCGTGCACCGTTATGTGAAGCTTTACAATCAGGCTGAAATCGACCGTTATGCGGCACCGTTCGAGGAAGTCATCATCGACGGGGACCATCTCTTCCGGTTCACGCAGCGTCTAGACAGACTGCGCGAACAGGAGCTCCTTCGCGGCGTGCTTCCCTCCCGCAGCGAAACCAGCGCTGAGTTGCTGCGCATCAGCGAATCCGGTTCGCTCTCCGAAGTCTGCGTGCTCATCGAATTGCGGATCAAGCGAACGATCGACCAGCAGGGCAGGACTTACCTTGAGGAGCGCTGCGACCGCGAGCGGCTGTGGCTTGCCGCGGACGGCGACGCCTATTCGATCACCCGCGTCGAGCCGATCGTGTCGGAGAGGCGCCCGCGCTTCAGCTCGTCCCAATCGAGCCATGCGTCCGAATTCGCCGACGAGCAGCTGCTCGCAGCCGAAAGCAAGCCGCAATCCATACCTTATATAAACTATGATGTTTTGCCGTTTTTCAAACATGGCCGCGCAGGAATCCGTTATAGACGCGATTTGGCTGCCGCTTATGCCGACCGCTGGTGGAACGAAGCGAACCCCGCCTATGAGAATTTCGAGGTAAACTGCACCAATTACATCTCCCAATGTCTCTTTGCAGGCAACGGGCCGATGAACTATACTGGTAAAAGGGCTTCCGGCTGGTGGTACCGCGGGTTCAGCGGCGGTCGGGAAAATTGGAGCTATAGTTGGGCCGTGGCGAACGCGCTGCAGCATTATTTGTCTGCGCCGCACAATTCCTCGCTGCGGGCAACGGTCGTTCAATCGGCGGATCAGCTCGCCCTTGGCGATGTCATCATCTATGACTGGGGCGGCGATGGCCGCTTTCAGCACAGCACGATCGTAACCGCATTCGATGCTGCCGGCATGCCGCTCGTCAATGCGAATACGGTGCCGAGCCGTCACCGATATTGGGACTATCAGGATTCCTACGCTTGGACGGAAAACACCAAATACCGGTTTTTCCATATTGCGGACGAATTTTAA